One stretch of Pseudomonas sp. NC02 DNA includes these proteins:
- the arsC gene encoding arsenate reductase (glutaredoxin) (This arsenate reductase requires both glutathione and glutaredoxin to convert arsenate to arsenite, after which the efflux transporter formed by ArsA and ArsB can extrude the arsenite from the cell, providing resistance.) codes for MTDLTLYHNPRCSKSRGALELLEARGLTPTVVRYLETPLDAAQLQALLGKLNISARQLLRTGEDEYKTLNLADTSLSEAQLIAAIAAHPKLMERPILATADKAVIGRPPENILELVS; via the coding sequence ATGACCGATCTGACGCTTTATCACAACCCGCGCTGCTCGAAATCCCGCGGTGCGCTCGAACTGCTGGAAGCCCGTGGCCTCACACCGACGGTGGTGCGCTACCTGGAAACCCCGCTCGACGCCGCGCAATTGCAGGCCCTGCTGGGCAAGCTGAACATCAGCGCGCGGCAACTGCTGCGTACCGGCGAGGACGAATATAAAACCCTCAACCTGGCTGACACCAGCCTCAGCGAAGCACAGTTGATCGCTGCCATCGCCGCTCATCCGAAACTGATGGAGCGTCCGATCCTCGCCACCGCCGACAAGGCCGTGATCGGCCGCCCACCGGAGAACATCCTGGAGCTGGTTTCGTGA
- a CDS encoding DUF2069 domain-containing protein, which translates to MARKPKVLPPQAWLEPRVKAMRALSLLAFLGLVGLLCAYYLAFADLHGARPWVILLIELVPLLLLAPGMILGSARGHSWMCFVVNLYFIKGALAAYDPNRQWFGVLEMLASLAVFCTALMYVRYRHQLNRRLAGEGLPV; encoded by the coding sequence GTGGCCAGGAAGCCTAAGGTACTGCCGCCCCAGGCATGGCTGGAGCCACGGGTCAAGGCGATGCGGGCGTTGAGCCTGCTGGCGTTCCTGGGATTGGTGGGGCTGCTGTGTGCCTACTACCTGGCGTTCGCCGATCTGCATGGCGCGCGGCCGTGGGTGATTCTGCTGATCGAGTTGGTGCCGCTGCTGTTGCTGGCGCCGGGGATGATCCTGGGCAGCGCGCGCGGGCATTCATGGATGTGCTTTGTGGTGAACCTGTATTTCATCAAGGGCGCGCTGGCGGCCTATGACCCGAATCGGCAGTGGTTTGGTGTGCTCGAGATGCTGGCGAGCCTGGCGGTGTTCTGCACGGCGTTGATGTATGTGCGGTACCGGCATCAGCTAAATCGGCGGTTGGCGGGGGAAGGATTGCCTGTCTGA
- a CDS encoding DNA-3-methyladenine glycosylase I produces MRDYKWLHEYCLNRFGSAAELEAHLPVPLTPAKLRKISDDRYLSTLSLRVFRAGLKHSVVDAKWPAFEQVFFGFDPEKVVLMGAEHLERLMQDTRIIRHLGKLKSVPRNAQMILDIEKEKGSFGGFIADWPVTDIVGLWKYLSKHGHQLGGLSAPRFLRMVGKDTFVPSYDVVAALNAQKIVDKVPTSLRDLATVQGAFNQWHAESGRPMCQLSMMLAYTVNH; encoded by the coding sequence CACCTGCCTGTGCCCCTGACCCCGGCGAAACTGCGCAAGATCAGCGATGACCGCTACCTGTCGACCCTGTCGCTGCGGGTGTTTCGTGCCGGCCTGAAGCACAGCGTGGTGGACGCCAAGTGGCCGGCCTTCGAGCAGGTGTTCTTTGGGTTTGACCCGGAAAAAGTCGTACTCATGGGCGCCGAGCACCTGGAGCGGCTGATGCAGGACACGCGCATCATCCGTCACCTGGGCAAGCTCAAGAGCGTGCCGCGCAATGCGCAGATGATTCTGGATATCGAGAAGGAAAAAGGCAGCTTCGGCGGGTTTATTGCCGACTGGCCGGTGACCGATATCGTCGGCCTGTGGAAGTACCTGAGCAAGCACGGCCACCAGTTGGGCGGGCTGTCGGCGCCACGCTTTTTACGGATGGTGGGCAAGGACACGTTCGTGCCGAGCTATGACGTGGTGGCGGCGCTGAATGCGCAGAAGATCGTCGACAAGGTGCCCACCAGCCTGCGGGACCTGGCCACGGTGCAGGGCGCATTCAACCAGTGGCATGCCGAGAGCGGGCGGCCGATGTGCCAGTTGTCGATGATGCTGGCTTACACCGTGAATCATTGA
- a CDS encoding META domain-containing protein: protein MKALLMLAVLGAGLAGCASDEVKLKQDHSYVVEWIGERPLMDYAHLTVTLGADGRAYGNGGCNHWFAPYTLDGDKLSFGKVGSTRKLCAEALMEQEHRFFQALQGVQRWDISPIEQTRFWPADGKPLRLWLEEG, encoded by the coding sequence ATGAAAGCCCTGCTGATGCTGGCCGTGCTGGGTGCAGGCCTTGCGGGCTGCGCCAGCGACGAGGTCAAGCTCAAGCAGGATCACAGCTACGTGGTGGAATGGATCGGTGAGCGGCCGCTGATGGATTACGCCCACCTGACCGTGACCCTCGGCGCCGATGGCCGGGCCTACGGCAATGGTGGCTGCAACCATTGGTTTGCGCCCTACACCCTGGACGGCGACAAGCTGAGCTTCGGCAAGGTCGGCAGCACCCGCAAACTCTGCGCCGAAGCGCTGATGGAGCAGGAGCACCGCTTCTTCCAGGCCCTGCAGGGCGTGCAGCGCTGGGACATTTCGCCGATCGAACAGACCCGCTTCTGGCCGGCGGATGGCAAGCCGTTGCGGTTGTGGCTGGAAGAAGGCTGA
- a CDS encoding TlpA disulfide reductase family protein — MTRRLLGALAIIGTLLLSGCGNDYGVDQYGQKVAAERLDKQWLVVNYWAEWCGPCRTEIPELNALAEQLKGQSVGVFGVNFDNVQGEELKSASEKLGIKFTVLAQNPDGIFDIPRSEALPVTYIIDDKGKVREQLMGEQTAEGVLAKLKALRG; from the coding sequence ATGACGAGGCGACTGTTAGGCGCATTGGCAATCATCGGCACACTGCTGCTCAGCGGCTGTGGCAATGATTATGGCGTTGACCAATATGGTCAGAAAGTGGCCGCCGAGCGCCTGGACAAGCAATGGCTGGTGGTTAACTACTGGGCCGAATGGTGTGGCCCTTGCCGTACCGAAATCCCGGAACTCAACGCCTTGGCCGAACAGCTCAAGGGCCAGTCGGTGGGGGTGTTCGGGGTAAATTTCGACAACGTCCAGGGTGAAGAGCTCAAGAGCGCCAGCGAGAAGCTGGGCATCAAGTTCACCGTACTGGCGCAGAACCCGGACGGGATCTTCGACATTCCCCGCAGTGAAGCCCTGCCGGTGACCTACATCATCGATGACAAGGGCAAGGTGCGCGAGCAACTGATGGGTGAGCAGACGGCGGAAGGGGTGTTGGCCAAGCTCAAGGCGTTGCGCGGATAA
- the wrbA gene encoding NAD(P)H:quinone oxidoreductase: MSAPYVLVLYYSRNGSVSEMARQIARGIEQAGLEARLRTVPAISSECEAVAPDIPVDGPLYCSLDDLKNCAGLALGSPTRFGNMAAPLKYFLDGTSNLWLTGALVGKPAGVFTSTASLHGGQETTLMSMLLPLLHHGMLITGLPYSEQALLDTKGGGTPYGASHHSGADGKRALDQHEIALCRALGLRLAKTAALLENGRGQEA; the protein is encoded by the coding sequence GTGAGTGCGCCGTATGTGCTGGTGTTGTATTACAGCCGCAACGGTTCAGTCAGCGAAATGGCCCGGCAGATTGCCCGGGGCATCGAGCAAGCCGGGCTTGAGGCGCGGCTGCGCACCGTGCCGGCCATCTCCAGTGAATGCGAGGCCGTGGCGCCGGACATTCCGGTCGACGGCCCGCTGTACTGCAGCCTCGACGACCTGAAGAACTGCGCAGGCCTGGCGCTGGGCAGCCCGACCCGTTTCGGCAACATGGCCGCGCCGCTCAAGTACTTTCTCGACGGCACCAGCAACCTGTGGCTGACCGGCGCCCTGGTCGGCAAGCCGGCGGGTGTGTTCACCTCCACCGCCAGCCTGCACGGCGGCCAGGAGACCACGCTGATGTCGATGCTGCTGCCGCTGCTGCACCACGGCATGCTGATCACCGGACTGCCCTACAGTGAACAGGCGCTGCTCGACACCAAGGGCGGCGGTACGCCTTATGGCGCCAGCCACCATTCCGGTGCCGACGGCAAGCGTGCGCTGGATCAACACGAGATCGCCCTGTGCCGCGCCCTCGGCCTGCGCCTGGCGAAGACCGCTGCGCTGCTGGAGAACGGCCGTGGCCAGGAAGCCTAA